The Mauremys mutica isolate MM-2020 ecotype Southern chromosome 1, ASM2049712v1, whole genome shotgun sequence genome has a segment encoding these proteins:
- the GPR161 gene encoding G-protein coupled receptor 161: MSINSSLSNGKGLRNLTAQEDGAVRVTESIAIIVIAIFICLGNLVIVVTLYRKSYLLTLSNKFVFSLTLSNFLLSVLVLPFVVTSSIRREWIFGVVWCNFSALLYMLISSASMLTLGLIAIDRYYAVLYPMVYPMKITGNRAVVALVYVWLHSLIGCLPPLFGWSSLEFDQFKWMCVAAWHKEAGYTAFWQIWCALLPFLVMMICYGFIFRVARIKARKIHCGSVVIVEEDTQRNGRKNSSTSTSSSGSRRNAFQGVVYSANQCKAFITILVVIGAFVITWGPYMVVITSEALWGKNSISPALETLATWLSFSSAICHPLIYGLWNKTVRKELLGMCFGDRYYRESFVQRHRTARLFSISNRITDLGLSPHLTALMAGGRPLGHSSSTGDTGFSCSQDSGTDVMLLEDYSSDGAHHPHCVYPYRRRSSVTFEDEVEQIKEAAKNSILHVKAEVHKSLDSYASSLAKAIEADVKISLFGEDALPGSLFPSRTVPGANVGARRGGRAQAGQRLQLQSIDEGNI, from the exons ATGAGCATCAACTCCTCCCTCAGCAATGGGAAGGGCCTGAGAAACCTCACAGCGCAGGAAGACGGGGCAGTCAGAGTCACCGAGTCGATTGCTATTATCGTCATTGCTATTTTCATCTGCTTGGGCAATTTGGTGATTGTCGTCACCCTCTATCGGAAGTCTTACCTCCTTACGCTGAGCAACAAGTTTGTGTTCAGTCTGACACTGTCCAACTTCCTTCTGTCTGTCCTGGTGCTTCCTTTTGTCGTCACCAGCTCCATCAGACGGGAATGGATCTTTGGAGTAGTTTGGTGCAACTTTTCTGCCTTGCTCTATATGCTGATCAGCTCGGCCAGCATGTTAACTCTTGGTCTCATTGCTATAGATCG GTACTATGCTGTCTTGTATCCAATGGTGTATCCAATGAAGATCACAGGAAACAGAGCAGTTGTAGCCCTTGTTTACGTGTGGCTACACTCCCTTATTGGCTGCCTTCCTCCTCTCTTTGGCTGGTCTTCCTTGGAGTTCGATCAATTCAAATGGATGTGTGTGGCTGCGTGGCATAAGGAGGCAGGCTACACAGCCTTTTGGCAGATCTGGTGCGCTTTGCTGCCCTTCCTGGTTATGATGATCTGCTACGGATTCATATTTCGCGTGGCTAGGATTAAAGCGCGCAAGATTCACTGCGGTAGCGTGGTCATTGTAGAGGAGGACACTCAGAGGAATGGGAGAAAGAACTCTAGCACCTCTACCTCCTCTTCGGGCAGTCGAAGGAATGCTTTCCAAGGGGTTGTCTACTCAGCCAATCAGTGCAAAGCTTTCATAACCATCTTGGTTGTCATTGGTGCTTTTGTGATCACATGGGGGCCCTACATGGTAGTAATTACGTCAGAAGCACTTTGGGGGAAAAATAGTATTTCTCCTGCTCTGGAGACATTAGCAACATGGTTATCTTTTTCAAGTGCCATTTGCCATCCACTGATTTATGGACTCTGGAACAAAACAGTGCGCAAAGAACTATTAGGAATGTGTTTTGGGGACCGGTATTACCGGGAGTCATTTGTTCAGCGTCATAGGACAGCCAGATTATTCAGCATTTCCAATAGGATCACAG ATCTGGGACTATCTCCCCATCTCACAGCTCTCATGGCAGGTGGGCGGCCTTTAggacacagcagcagcacaggggaCACTGGTTTCAGCTGCTCTCAGGATTCAG GGACAGATGTGATGCTGCTTGAGGATTATAGTTCGGATGGTGCTCACCACCCACATTGCGTTTATCCCTATCGACGGAGGAGTTCGGTGACATTCGAAGACGAAGTGGAGCAAATCAAAG aagCTGCAAAGAATTCCATTCTCCATGTAAAAGCTGAAGTCCATAAATCATTGGACAGTTATGCATCCAGTTTAGCCAAAGCTATTGAAGCTGATGTGAAAATCAGCTTGTTTGGAGAAGATGCTTTACCAGGATCTTTGTTTCCTTCACGAACTGTACCAGGCGCCAATGTGGGTGCACGGCGTGGTGGCAGAGCCCAGGCTGGCCAAAGACTTCAGCTTCAAAGCATCGATGAAGGGAATATTTGA